A window of the Phragmites australis chromosome 20, lpPhrAust1.1, whole genome shotgun sequence genome harbors these coding sequences:
- the LOC133902094 gene encoding serine/threonine-protein kinase STY46-like, producing the protein MAVEEAAESCGSHDAAPGGGAAAAASGPATSSSSAGAVAQARKQQQQQRHKLEVHTEVLRRLHDAGLPEARAPGFDDELWNHFNRLPARYAMDVNVERAEDVLTHKRLLEQARDPAQRPAFAVRAVQVSPILDGNQTDADSNTAGEEVASRLLNRQQSIHPPPAFGSSTNLEALALEASKSQGQDHDSTSDNVRSLYRPMHEITFSTIDKPKLLSELTSLLGELGLNIQEAHAFSTNDGYSLDVFVVVGWHDEETEDLIEEVQKEIGRIEETQAWSSSHSWSTPVENMQIIENSTADRVEIPTDSASEWEIDVKLLKFGNKVASGSYGDLYRGTYCSQDVAIKVLKPERINADMQREFAQEVYIMRKVRHKNVVQFIGACTKPPNLCIVTEYMSGGSVYDYLHKHKGVFKLPALVGVAIDVSKGMSYLHQNNIIHRDLKTANLLMEENGTVKVADFGVARVKAQSGVMTAETGTYRWMAPEVIEHKPYDHKADVFSFGILLWELLTGKIPYEYLTPLQAAVGVVQKGLRPTIPKNIHAKLAELLQKCWQQDPAQRPDFSEILETLQRTAEEVGDEHEGKHKDKILGGFFSALRGRGH; encoded by the exons AtggcggtggaggaggccgCGGAGAGCTGCGGCAGCCACGACGCGGCGCCGGGCGGaggggcggcggcagcggcctcCGGGCCCGCGACGTCCTCCTCGTCGGCGGGCGCGGTGGCGCAGGCgcggaagcagcagcagcagcagcgccacAAGCTCGAGGTGCACACGGAGGTGCTCCGACGCCTCCACGACGCCGGATTGCCCGAGGCGCGGGCGCCCGGGTTCGACGACGAGCTCTGGAACCACTTCAACCGCCTCCCTGCCCG TTACGCGATGGATGTGAACGTGGAGAGGGCGGAGGACGTGCTCACGCATAAACGGCTGCTGGAGCAGGCGAGGGATCCGGCGCAGCGCCCGGCTTTCGCCGTGCGGGCGGTGCAG GTATCTCCAATTCTTGATGGGAATCAGACTGATGCTGATTCGAACACTGCAGGGGAGGAAGTTGCTTCAAGGCTGTTGAACAGGCAACAAAG CATACACCCTCCTCCCGCCTTCGGTTCTTCTACAAATCTTGAGGCCCTTGCTCTTGAAGCTAGCAAGTCTCAAGGCCAAGATCATGATAGCACCTCTGATAATGTTCGATCGCTCTACAG GCCCATGCATGAAATCACCTTTTCAACCATTGACAAGCCAAAGCTTCTCAGCGAG CTGACATCTCTGCTCGGTGAACTTGGTCTAAACATTCAAGAAGCTCATGCATTTTCAACAAATGATGGTTACTCACTCGatgtctttgttgttgttggttggCATGATGAG GAAACAGAGGATTTAATAGAAGAAGTACAGAAGGAAATTGGCAGGATTGAAGAA ACACAAGCATGGTCTTCTTCTCATTCATGGTCTACTCCAGTTGAAAATATGCAGATTATTGAGAATTCAACAGCTGATCGTGTTGAAATACCAACAGATAGTGCTAGCGAATGGGAAATTGATGTAAAACTACTCAAGTTTGGGAATAAAGTAGCATCCGGATCATATGGTGATCT TTACCGGGGTACATATTGCAGTCAAGATGTTGCTATTAAAGTGCTGAAACCTGAGAGGATAAATGCGGACATGCAGCGGGAATTCGCCCAGGAAGTGTATATTATGAG GAAGGTTCGTCACAAGAATGTTGTGCAATTTATTGGTGCTTGCACTAAACCCCCAAATCTATGTATAGTCACAG AATATATGTCCGGTGGGAGTGTGTATGATTACCTCCATAAACATAAAGGTGTTTTCAAGCTCCCTGCTTTAGTTGGAGTTGCAATAGATGTGTCAAAAGGCATGAGCTACTTACACCAGAATAATATTATTCATCGAGATTTGAAAACTGCCAATCTTCTAATGGAAGAAAATGGG ACTGTTAAAGTTGCTGATTTTGGTGTTGCTCGTGTTAAAGCTCAATCTGGAGTTATGACTGCAGAGACCGGTACTTACCGTTGGATGGCCCCAGAG GTCATAGAACACAAACCCTATGACCACAAGGCTGATGTTTTTAGTTTTGGAATTTTGTTGTGGGAACTACTCACAGGGAAG ATTCCTTATGAGTACCTGACTCCACTACAAGCAGCTGTTGGTGTGGTGCAAAAG GGATTACGGCCTACAATTCCAAAAAATATTCATGCAAAGCTTGCTGAGCTTCTTCAGAAATGTTGGCAACAGGACCCTGCTCAAAGGCCAGACTTCTCCGAAATATTAGAAACTCTTCAGAGAACAGCAGAGGAG GTTGGAGATGAGCATGAGGGGAAGCACAAGGATAAAATATTGGGTGGCTTCTTTTCGGCTCTGAGGGGACGGGGACATTGA